A genome region from Bacteroidia bacterium includes the following:
- a CDS encoding DUF4199 domain-containing protein, whose product MKNIKIEIKWAIYFTIMSLLWMFLEKLCGLHGKYIDYHLYLTNLFAIPAIWFMVLALKDKKKNFYNGNMTYKQGLISGIIVSAFISLLSPLTQWITSYIITPEYFPNVIKRSVEIGYYKTTAEAEANFNYKNYAINSTIFAFVFGVITTAIAMIFIRTKKQSV is encoded by the coding sequence ATGAAAAATATAAAAATAGAAATTAAGTGGGCAATATATTTTACAATAATGTCCTTGTTGTGGATGTTTTTGGAAAAACTATGCGGACTACACGGAAAATATATTGACTATCATCTTTACTTGACCAATCTTTTTGCAATACCCGCAATTTGGTTTATGGTTTTGGCTTTGAAAGACAAAAAGAAAAATTTTTACAACGGAAATATGACTTACAAACAAGGTTTGATTTCGGGTATTATCGTTTCTGCATTTATATCCTTGCTTAGCCCTTTGACTCAATGGATTACTTCTTATATAATCACACCCGAATATTTTCCGAACGTAATAAAGCGTTCAGTAGAAATAGGTTACTACAAAACGACTGCCGAAGCAGAAGCCAATTTCAATTATAAAAACTATGCAATTAACTCAACCATTTTTGCATTCGTATTTGGAGTGATAACAACAGCAATCGCAATGATTTTCATCAGAACAAAAAAACAATCCGTTTAA
- a CDS encoding DUF1801 domain-containing protein: MAEIKTKQTGADVTEFINTFANPEQKKKDSFELLKVMQDFTGYEPKMWGASIIGFGKYHYKSERSRQEGDWPLVGFSPRKAAISLYVHCGCEGQDNLLEGLGKYTMGKSCIYVKKLSDINQEVLKEMMQSTIDFLKEKYG, encoded by the coding sequence ATGGCAGAAATTAAAACAAAACAAACCGGAGCAGACGTTACTGAATTTATAAACACTTTTGCAAACCCTGAACAAAAGAAAAAAGACAGTTTTGAACTATTGAAAGTGATGCAGGATTTTACAGGCTACGAACCCAAAATGTGGGGCGCTTCTATTATCGGTTTTGGCAAGTACCATTACAAATCCGAAAGAAGCCGACAAGAAGGCGATTGGCCATTAGTGGGATTCTCGCCACGAAAAGCAGCCATTTCTTTGTATGTTCATTGTGGTTGTGAAGGACAAGACAATTTACTCGAAGGCTTGGGAAAATACACGATGGGAAAAAGCTGTATTTATGTCAAAAAACTTTCCGATATTAATCAGGAAGTTTTAAAAGAAATGATGCAATCAACCATTGATTTTTTAAAAGAGAAATACGGATAA